The following proteins come from a genomic window of Pirellula staleyi DSM 6068:
- a CDS encoding PQQ-binding-like beta-propeller repeat protein — MNKSILPYWSSTRAVVFALVGSFLFTSTLSAQLAPIPLPGAFGIKRAVAGPAKAEDDSAPDPSETRFPGGAALKTDPEQQRLLKRADQCVADGRLDLAVVLWQKVLDEAGDTLMTRDGRTYTSLADEIELTLASLPPLALSTYRITADGEAQAILSRATPETEEDALARVANRYFLSSLGDDAAFRLACLALDRHDFVGASRLLNKILERHPDPSVPRAEVLLRLAVASSRVGDKQGAETSLSSIASVAGPRPERSILDAVTEQLAATSSSFSSEFSLDWPMLLGSSSRSGAMRPLPSAASERTLTELWVQEVELSASDSNVMNPWGGMVAPGIMVRRSAVRDPNAQPQVFSREQLVSQWRQNGWLPTGQLLFRDNKVYIKLADELICFHTSALNSQPVWRSVWLNQFELDGMSQMLMMMQMNMGIQTQASQRPKSAAEVMLFGDRIHQSMSLVDDMIYSIEGKRLGRDETPPRVARQQRGFQWGVTPRRTRTNFLAAYEADSGKVKWHRGASDEDKEGSQDVGFLAAPVGSGELLLAPVTDGGTIWLYAMAKSDGSTRWKTYLCDEPQGGAAPWSPTIMAVDGRDAYLTCGNGVVFAIDAVGGNIRWAVRYERDGKPDDRMRQMYGTQYGAMMSFEGWTEDVVIPSGRTLVVLSSDSDKIVALDRRSGQIIWESPRVKWEVPATYVLGVSGRGLFVAGKNVVRRYDIPSGRLVWVTELEDSLGRGTLTSDAIYMPVNDSIVKLDLEKGTKQTQVGVSLTTDDPVGNLYSDGEKFWVTGGGRVYAMTNLDHRLNMLAEQIKAGDADAQFNRMRLYSKQKDLDRTLADLRGGYQLVLAKSTPDEAAARLFAAIAELKLSQQNPDVTIDLMNEMFVAPTERPTISKEMAMKRGSLLVNTLFVVRQKKLVGQTERILKLAPILDQEHLITAAAQTLTALPPTADDLPAIRVALEAKEAAGPIMAAGILAKLAPDEAKQSLPKLLGDTDENVQLAAARALMNLGDRAALTKLGELLDALSSKVRTRSYQSLRAATGQTLPFIAEAKPEEREKAVAAWKEWISTTGATAELKLPLPDVDMPLGRTLLVSQAQGLIIELDADHKERWRKQVPNPWSCQGLPNGHRLVTLFAQNTVVEYDEEGKEVWKKDRLPGPVYSCQRLENGGTLVACADVQQIIEIAPDGTQTTITVQGRPMSARRLSNGNTLVALQQGGRVVEVDSTGKTVWEARNMNGPCHVERLENGNTIVCQMYTGQVVEVDPSGQKTVWTAKVPLVNPFCAQRLPNGNTLIADNNGVSEVDPTGTQVKWQQRMGNITGVSQY, encoded by the coding sequence ATGAACAAATCGATCCTTCCTTACTGGTCGAGCACTCGCGCAGTTGTGTTTGCTCTTGTCGGTTCGTTTCTATTCACGTCGACACTTTCCGCGCAGCTGGCCCCGATTCCGTTGCCGGGCGCCTTTGGCATCAAGCGTGCAGTCGCAGGCCCCGCGAAGGCAGAAGATGACAGTGCTCCCGATCCCAGCGAAACTCGATTTCCGGGCGGAGCAGCACTGAAAACGGATCCTGAACAGCAGCGTTTGCTGAAGCGTGCGGATCAATGCGTGGCCGATGGGCGCCTCGATCTGGCGGTGGTGCTGTGGCAAAAAGTGCTCGACGAAGCTGGCGATACGCTGATGACGCGAGATGGCCGCACCTATACTTCGCTCGCCGACGAGATCGAATTGACTCTCGCTTCGCTTCCACCACTCGCCCTCTCGACCTACCGAATTACGGCCGACGGGGAAGCTCAAGCGATCCTAAGCCGTGCGACGCCCGAGACCGAAGAAGATGCCCTTGCACGTGTCGCAAACCGCTATTTTCTAAGTTCTCTCGGGGACGATGCTGCGTTTCGGCTCGCCTGCCTCGCGCTTGATCGACACGATTTCGTCGGCGCAAGTCGCCTGCTCAACAAAATTCTCGAACGGCATCCAGATCCCTCAGTTCCTCGCGCCGAAGTGCTGCTGCGACTGGCTGTGGCCAGCAGCCGCGTGGGGGATAAGCAAGGTGCTGAAACCTCACTCAGCAGCATTGCTTCCGTGGCTGGCCCTCGTCCGGAGCGTTCGATTCTCGATGCAGTGACCGAGCAATTAGCCGCCACTTCGAGCTCGTTTTCTAGCGAATTTTCGCTCGATTGGCCCATGCTTCTCGGAAGCAGCAGTCGCAGTGGCGCGATGCGCCCTTTGCCCTCAGCAGCGTCGGAGCGGACCCTCACCGAACTATGGGTACAAGAGGTCGAGCTCTCTGCTTCGGATTCGAATGTCATGAATCCTTGGGGTGGCATGGTCGCTCCGGGAATCATGGTTCGCCGCTCCGCTGTTCGCGATCCCAACGCACAGCCTCAAGTCTTCTCGCGTGAACAACTCGTTTCGCAGTGGCGTCAGAATGGCTGGCTCCCCACGGGCCAACTTCTGTTCCGCGACAACAAGGTCTACATCAAATTGGCCGATGAGCTGATTTGTTTCCACACCTCGGCACTCAACTCGCAGCCTGTGTGGCGCAGCGTTTGGCTCAATCAGTTTGAGCTCGATGGCATGAGCCAGATGCTGATGATGATGCAGATGAACATGGGGATTCAAACGCAAGCGTCGCAGCGTCCCAAGTCCGCTGCGGAGGTGATGCTGTTTGGCGATCGGATTCATCAATCGATGTCGCTGGTCGACGACATGATCTACTCGATTGAAGGCAAACGTCTCGGGCGAGATGAAACGCCTCCGCGCGTCGCTCGTCAGCAGCGCGGATTCCAGTGGGGAGTAACGCCCCGCCGTACCCGCACAAATTTTTTGGCAGCTTATGAAGCCGATAGCGGAAAAGTGAAGTGGCATCGCGGTGCGAGCGATGAAGACAAAGAAGGCTCGCAAGATGTCGGATTTCTCGCTGCCCCGGTTGGCTCCGGTGAACTGCTACTCGCTCCTGTCACCGATGGTGGAACGATCTGGCTTTATGCGATGGCCAAATCCGATGGAAGCACACGCTGGAAGACCTACCTGTGCGATGAACCTCAAGGTGGTGCCGCCCCCTGGTCGCCAACCATCATGGCGGTCGACGGTCGCGATGCTTACCTGACGTGCGGTAACGGTGTGGTGTTTGCCATCGATGCCGTAGGTGGAAACATCCGCTGGGCTGTGCGCTATGAACGAGACGGTAAGCCCGATGATCGAATGCGGCAAATGTACGGAACGCAGTATGGCGCCATGATGAGTTTCGAGGGGTGGACCGAGGATGTGGTGATCCCATCGGGACGAACGCTCGTCGTCCTTTCGAGCGACAGCGACAAAATCGTTGCGCTCGATCGCCGTAGTGGGCAGATCATTTGGGAATCGCCGCGCGTGAAGTGGGAAGTCCCTGCCACCTATGTTTTAGGAGTCTCGGGACGTGGCTTGTTCGTGGCTGGCAAGAACGTGGTTCGCCGCTACGACATTCCCAGCGGACGCCTTGTTTGGGTCACCGAACTCGAAGATTCACTCGGACGTGGCACACTCACGAGCGATGCGATTTACATGCCGGTGAATGATTCGATCGTCAAGCTTGACCTTGAGAAAGGGACGAAGCAAACGCAAGTTGGAGTTTCGCTCACTACCGACGATCCGGTTGGAAATCTCTACAGCGACGGCGAAAAGTTCTGGGTTACCGGAGGTGGCCGGGTCTATGCGATGACCAATCTCGACCACCGCTTGAACATGCTGGCGGAACAAATCAAAGCAGGGGATGCCGACGCACAATTCAATCGAATGCGGCTATACAGCAAGCAAAAAGATCTCGATCGCACGCTGGCCGACTTGCGTGGTGGCTACCAACTGGTGCTCGCCAAGTCGACACCCGATGAGGCTGCCGCACGTCTCTTTGCGGCAATCGCTGAACTGAAGTTGTCGCAGCAGAACCCCGATGTGACGATCGACCTGATGAACGAGATGTTTGTCGCTCCGACAGAACGTCCCACGATTAGCAAAGAGATGGCGATGAAGCGTGGCAGCTTGCTGGTGAACACGCTGTTTGTCGTGCGACAAAAGAAGCTCGTGGGACAAACCGAGCGTATCCTCAAGCTGGCCCCGATCCTCGATCAAGAACACCTGATTACAGCAGCCGCTCAAACTCTCACTGCACTTCCGCCAACAGCCGACGATTTGCCAGCCATTCGCGTTGCACTCGAAGCGAAAGAAGCGGCTGGTCCGATCATGGCAGCTGGCATCCTCGCCAAGCTCGCCCCCGACGAAGCCAAGCAGTCGCTCCCTAAGCTACTTGGCGATACCGATGAAAATGTGCAGCTGGCAGCAGCTCGTGCTTTGATGAATCTCGGCGATCGAGCCGCGCTCACGAAGCTGGGCGAGTTGCTCGACGCGCTCAGTAGCAAGGTTCGGACACGCAGCTATCAATCGCTTCGCGCCGCGACCGGCCAAACCCTTCCATTCATAGCGGAAGCCAAACCCGAAGAACGTGAAAAAGCAGTAGCGGCCTGGAAAGAGTGGATCTCGACCACCGGTGCCACCGCTGAGCTGAAGCTACCCCTTCCTGATGTAGACATGCCTCTCGGGCGCACGCTGCTGGTCTCACAGGCACAAGGTTTGATCATCGAACTCGATGCCGACCACAAAGAGCGTTGGCGTAAACAAGTCCCGAATCCATGGAGCTGTCAGGGTCTTCCCAACGGACATCGGCTCGTCACTCTCTTCGCTCAGAACACCGTTGTGGAGTACGACGAAGAAGGCAAAGAAGTTTGGAAGAAAGACCGTCTTCCTGGTCCTGTGTACAGCTGCCAGCGACTTGAAAATGGCGGGACTTTGGTGGCATGTGCCGACGTGCAACAGATCATCGAGATTGCTCCCGACGGAACCCAAACCACCATCACCGTACAAGGTCGTCCGATGTCTGCCCGACGACTTTCCAATGGCAACACACTGGTGGCATTGCAGCAAGGAGGTCGCGTCGTGGAAGTCGACTCCACCGGCAAGACTGTTTGGGAAGCTCGCAATATGAATGGACCGTGCCATGTCGAACGACTGGAAAACGGAAACACCATCGTCTGCCAGATGTACACCGGACAAGTGGTGGAAGTTGATCCCAGTGGTCAGAAAACGGTGTGGACTGCGAAGGTTCCGCTCGTCAATCCATTCTGTGCCCAGCGTCTGCCGAATGGAAACACTTTGATTGCCGACAACAACGGCGTTTCGGAAGTCGACCCCACCGGCACGCAGGTGAAATGGCAACAACGGATGGGCAATATTACCGGCGTATCGCAGTACTAA